A stretch of Malus sylvestris chromosome 11, drMalSylv7.2, whole genome shotgun sequence DNA encodes these proteins:
- the LOC126589098 gene encoding probable disease resistance protein At4g27220 isoform X2, which yields MEIIIAIASKIGQYLVKPIGREFGYLFNYHSNLESLRGEIKKLFDKKDGVQGLVDAAKRNGLIIKPDVQSWLQNVNDDMVKKVLQFEVEINKRCVCQWSLSRKAYKIKQDVLQLQNGGTFENVAHPAPPPAIWSTFEKGFKDFQSRKANMNEVIEGLKREEVRMIGICGMGGVGKTTMVKEIITRLAKLNLFDKIVMATVSHSPSIRTIQSEIADEIGLQFKEESEPGRARRLHGRLMGIERILIVLDDAWTELGFAAIGLPYGDAHKGCKVLLTSRDSDVCNRMGSQQIIAVPILTTEESQELFREMVGESFNNPDLRSIAQDVLEECGGLPIAIVTVGKALEKKNKHEWDDALNQLRNSTPVNIPGVNDKVYSSIKWSYDRLESDEARSCILLCCIFPEDYDIPIEYLVRYGWGRGYFSNCFTLEDTRNRVHSLVDQLQRRFLLIDSSKRETTKMHDIVRDVAISIASRDPHGFLIRSNAENNGWSNLATYDHYTTISLVGKLEIPVGLKCPKLELLQTMKGRFSEGSVDIICDAMEELKVLALVGMEMEDLGSSRSLGVLKNLRTLCLDGSKFDGMSTDVIGSLENLEILTFRDCDSMRELPREIGRLKQLRLLDTTNCRNLEVIPHGIFSSLCRLEELYMLGSFKKWEIGTGREDKGMASISEVMSLSHHLKVLAIEIPSVIHLLPKDIVLKSPTIRFAICFATWGGHFSEMSTCAFENCLGISKSDARELESQAVRLLLKKCKKLYLYSVKNFSVLTDLDQEVFQDLNDLRLVNCPNTEYLANGISTINKLRFLQLEGCGVLKYVFSLSAARNLVQLQKLDIGGCDQIEEIVSKQGREHEEEADMISFHKLTILSLWCLQSLVGFFQANKLYSNQEEETTARVEHQSAGIFEKAIFPSKCISWFPSLEEVHLKRVKFEGVLFDLKIHRVMDGQTTPIFPQLRKLEIFFCSLTHLWKNIPSGFQGFQNLRYLEMEGCSGLEYVFLHLIARELLNLEEVKISGCPDMETIVRITEENEEEATKYMNLFPKLNTFELKALPRLTSLWSSTKNMHVKKCENLKTVGAVIPQRKKLENKSEMDSTTNAHRSIEILPRPINLEVTPTNIEDSNDDDNLANLRVHDCASLEVIFQLKGLKHEESSHSVEAFNKLRSLHLYALPSLTCLWETGSSQQMFTGSSFGNLKSVEVHRCNQLKYLFSSSIVKLLVSVENIKVHNCEQMEEIVAAEEETAEIITLPKVKSINLMWLPKLKYFCGEAYTLNLPSLELLEVVKVQSLRPFDPQHVDTHNPWLQVKTAFRQEWTGTSMPLRNIYDTSKDEDDEIDSEDEDDEIEGEDEDDEIDDEDEDDETNREDEHN from the exons ATGGAAATTATAATTGCAATTGCCTCAAAAATTGGACAGTACTTGGTCAAACCGATAGGAAGAGAGTTTGGCTATTTGTTTAATTACCATTCCAACCTTGAAAGTCTTAGGGGTGAGATAAAAAAGCTTTTTGACAAGAAAGATGGAGTGCAGGGATTGGTAGATGCCGCCAAAAGGAACGGTCTAATCATCAAACCTGATGTGCAGAGTTGGCTACAGAATGTGAACGACGACATGGTCAAAAAAGTGTTGCAGTTTGAGGTTGAAATTAACAAGCGATGTGTGTGTCAGTGGAGCTTGAGTCGGAAAGCCTATAAGATTAAACAAGATGTTCTTCAGCTCCAAAACGGAGgaacatttgaaaatgtggcCCATCCTGCACCTCCACCAGCGATATGGTCAACATTCGAAAAAGGTTTTAAGGATTTTCAGTCCAGAAAGGCAAACATGAATGAGGTGATAGAGGGTTTGAAGAGGGAAGAAGTACGCATGATCGGGATTTGTGGAATGGGGGGTGTGGGTAAAACCACAATGGTAAAAGAAATCATCACAAGATTGGCAAAACTGAACCTGTTTGATAAAATTGTAATGGCAACTGTGTCTCATAGTCCAAGTATTAGGACGATCCAGTCGGAAATTGCAGACGAAATAGGTTTGCAATTTAAGGAGGAATCCGAGCCCGGAAGAGCACGAAGGCTACATGGGAGACTCATGGGCATAGAGAGGATCCTGATTGTATTAGATGATGCATGGACAGAGCTTGGTTTTGCGGCTATAGGACTTCCTTACGGAGATGCTCATAAAGGGTGCAAAGTTTTGTTGACATCACGAGATTCGGACGTTTGCAACAGGATGGGAAGTCAACAAATTATTGCAGTCCCGATTTTAACAACAGAAGAATCACAGGAGCTCTTTCGAGAAATGGTAGGTGAATCCTTCAATAATCCTGATTTACGTTCCATTGCACAAGATGTCTTGGAGGAATGTGGAGGTTTACCTATTGCAATTGTAACTGTTGGGAAAGccctagaaaagaaaaacaagcatGAATGGGATGATGCCCTTAATCAGCTGCGAAATTCTACCCCAGTGAACATTCCTGGAGTGAATGACAAAGTTTATTCTAGCATAAAATGGAGTTATGATAGATTGGAGAGTGATGAAGCCAGGTCATGTATTTTACTTTGTTGTATATTTCCAGAAGATTATGATATTCCAATTGAGTATTTGGTTCGATATGGGTGGGGTCGAGGATATTTTAGCAACTGCTTTACTTTGGAAGATACAAGAAATAGAGTGCATTCGTTGGTTGATCAACTACAAAGAAGGTTTTTGTTGATAGATAGTAGCAAGAGGGAGACTACGAAAATGCATGACATAGTTCGCGATGTTGCTATATCGATTGCTTCAAGAGATCCACATGGATTTCTGATAAGAAGTAATGCTGAAAATAATGGGTGGTCAAATTTGGCTACATATGACCATTACACTACAATCTCACTTGTTGGCAAATTGGAGATTCCAGTTGGTTTGAAATGCCCAAAACTTGAGCTTCTACAGACGATGAAAGGACGTTTTTCAGAAGGTAGCGTGGACATCATTTGTGATGCGATGGAAGAACTGAAGGTTTTAGCTTTGGTGGGAATGGAAATGGAAGACCTGGGCTCATCAAGATCACTAGGAGTACTGAAGAACCTGCGGACCTTGTGCCTAGATGGGTCTAAATTTGATGGCATGTCTACTGATGTTATTGGgagtttggagaatttagaaaTCCTCACCTTTCGGGATTGTGATTCCATGCGTGAGTTGCCGAGGGAAATTGGACGACTTAAACAGTTGAGGTTGTTAGATACGACAAACTGCAGGAATCTTGAGGTGATTCCACATGGTATCTTCTCCAGCTTATGTAGACTTGAAGAGTTGTATATGCTTGGTAGCTTTAAGAAATGGGAAATTGGAACAGGAAGAGAAGATAAGGGGATGGCAAGCATTTCTGAGGTGATGTCTCTGTCTCATCATTTGAAGGTTCTAGCCATAGAGATACCCAGTGTCATCCACTTGTTGCCAAAAGACATAGTCTTGAAAAGCCCAACAATTAGATTCGCTATATGCTTTGCAACATGGGGAGGGCATTTTTCGGAGATGAGTACTTGTGCATTCGAAAATTGTTTGGGGATTAGTAAAAGTGATGCAAGGGAGTTGGAGAGTCAAGCAGTTAGACTTTTGTTGAAAAAGTGTAAAAAATTGTATTTGTACAGTGTGAAGAATTTCTCTGTCCTCACTGATTTAGACCAAGAGGTATTTCAAGATTTGAATGATTTACGTCTTGTGAATTGTCCAAATACCGAGTATCTTGCAAATGGAATAAGTACGATAAACAAGCTAAGATTCCTTCAATTGGAAGGTTGTGGTGTTTTAAAATATGTCTTTTCACTATCAGCAGCAAGAAACTtggtacaactccagaaattagATATTGGTGGATGTGATCAAATAGAAGAAATTGTGTCGAAGCAGGGGAGGGAACATGAGGAGGAAGCCGATATGATATCTTTCCATAAATTAACAATTTTGAGTCTCTGGTGTCTACAGAGTTTGGTTGGTTTCTTCCAAGCCAACAAGCTATACTCCAACCAAGAAGAG gaAACAACGGCAAGGGTTGAGCATCAATCTGCAGGCATATTTGAAAAAGCAATATTTCCATCAAAGTGCATTTCATGGTTTCCAAGTTTAGAAGAGGTACACTTGAAGCGTGTGAAGTTTGAAGGCGTGCTATTTGATCTGAAAATCCATAGAGTTATGGATGGGCAGACAACTCCAATATTTCCCCAGTTACGTAAGTTGGAGATATTCTTTTGTTCGTTAACACACTTGTGGAAAAACATTCCATCTGGATTTCAGGGCTTCCaaaatttgagatatttggaAATGGAAGGATGTTCTGGTCTAGAATATGTGTTCTTGCATTTAATTGCCCGAGAACTTTTGAATCTTGAAGAGGTAAAGATATCTGGATGTCCGGACATGGAAACTATAGTTAGAATCACagaggaaaatgaagaagaggCGACAAAATACATGAATTTGTTTCCGAAACTGAACACATTTGAACTAAAAGCCCTGCCTCGTCTCACAAGTCTATGGTCATCCACAAAAAATATGCACgtgaaaaaatgtgaaaatttgAAGACAGTGGGTGCTGTAATTCCACAAAGAAAGAAGTTAGAGAATAAGTCTGAGATGGATTCAACAA CAAACGCCCACCGCTCCATTGAAATATTGCCACGTCCAATTAATTTGGAG GTTACACCAACTAATATTGAGGACTCAAATGATGATGATAATCTCGCAAATCTTCGTGTCCATGACTGTGCATCATTGGAAGTGATTTTCCAACTCAAGGGACTAAAGCATGAAGAAAGTAGTCACTCCGTTGAAGCATTCAATAAATTAAGGTCCTTGCACTTATATGCATTGCCAAGTTTAACGTGTCTTTGGGAGACAGGTAGTTCACAACAGATGTTCACAGGTAGCAGCTTCGGAAACTTGAAATCGGTGGAGGTCCATCGTTGCAACCAGTTGAAATACTTGTTTTCTTCGTCCATAGTCAAACTTCTTGTGAGTGTAGAGAACATAAAAGTTCATAACTGTGAGCAGATGGAAGAAATCGTTGCCGCAGAAGAAGAAACAGCTGAAATAATTACATTACCTAAAGTGAAGTCCATCAACCTTATGTGGCTGCCAAAACTCAAGtatttttgtggtgaagcttatACTTTGAATTTGCCGTCTTTGGAGTTATTGGAGGTTGTGAAGGTCCAAAGCTTAAGGCCATTTGATCCTCAGCATGTTGACACGCATAATCCCTGGTTGCAAGTAAAAACCGCATTTCGACAGGAATGGACGGGGACCTCAATGCCACTAAGGAATATTTATGACACAAG TAaggatgaagatgatgaaatcgACAGTGAGGATGAAGATGACGAAATCGAAGGTGAGGATGAAGATGACGAAATCGACGACGAGGATGAAGATGACGAAACCAACAGGGAGGACGAACACAATTGA
- the LOC126589098 gene encoding probable disease resistance protein At4g27220 isoform X1: protein MEIIIAIASKIGQYLVKPIGREFGYLFNYHSNLESLRGEIKKLFDKKDGVQGLVDAAKRNGLIIKPDVQSWLQNVNDDMVKKVLQFEVEINKRCVCQWSLSRKAYKIKQDVLQLQNGGTFENVAHPAPPPAIWSTFEKGFKDFQSRKANMNEVIEGLKREEVRMIGICGMGGVGKTTMVKEIITRLAKLNLFDKIVMATVSHSPSIRTIQSEIADEIGLQFKEESEPGRARRLHGRLMGIERILIVLDDAWTELGFAAIGLPYGDAHKGCKVLLTSRDSDVCNRMGSQQIIAVPILTTEESQELFREMVGESFNNPDLRSIAQDVLEECGGLPIAIVTVGKALEKKNKHEWDDALNQLRNSTPVNIPGVNDKVYSSIKWSYDRLESDEARSCILLCCIFPEDYDIPIEYLVRYGWGRGYFSNCFTLEDTRNRVHSLVDQLQRRFLLIDSSKRETTKMHDIVRDVAISIASRDPHGFLIRSNAENNGWSNLATYDHYTTISLVGKLEIPVGLKCPKLELLQTMKGRFSEGSVDIICDAMEELKVLALVGMEMEDLGSSRSLGVLKNLRTLCLDGSKFDGMSTDVIGSLENLEILTFRDCDSMRELPREIGRLKQLRLLDTTNCRNLEVIPHGIFSSLCRLEELYMLGSFKKWEIGTGREDKGMASISEVMSLSHHLKVLAIEIPSVIHLLPKDIVLKSPTIRFAICFATWGGHFSEMSTCAFENCLGISKSDARELESQAVRLLLKKCKKLYLYSVKNFSVLTDLDQEVFQDLNDLRLVNCPNTEYLANGISTINKLRFLQLEGCGVLKYVFSLSAARNLVQLQKLDIGGCDQIEEIVSKQGREHEEEADMISFHKLTILSLWCLQSLVGFFQANKLYSNQEEETTARVEHQSAGIFEKAIFPSKCISWFPSLEEVHLKRVKFEGVLFDLKIHRVMDGQTTPIFPQLRKLEIFFCSLTHLWKNIPSGFQGFQNLRYLEMEGCSGLEYVFLHLIARELLNLEEVKISGCPDMETIVRITEENEEEATKYMNLFPKLNTFELKALPRLTSLWSSTKNMHVKKCENLKTVGAVIPQRKKLENKSEMDSTSHDFSTSRTPYSRANAHRSIEILPRPINLEVTPTNIEDSNDDDNLANLRVHDCASLEVIFQLKGLKHEESSHSVEAFNKLRSLHLYALPSLTCLWETGSSQQMFTGSSFGNLKSVEVHRCNQLKYLFSSSIVKLLVSVENIKVHNCEQMEEIVAAEEETAEIITLPKVKSINLMWLPKLKYFCGEAYTLNLPSLELLEVVKVQSLRPFDPQHVDTHNPWLQVKTAFRQEWTGTSMPLRNIYDTSKDEDDEIDSEDEDDEIEGEDEDDEIDDEDEDDETNREDEHN from the exons ATGGAAATTATAATTGCAATTGCCTCAAAAATTGGACAGTACTTGGTCAAACCGATAGGAAGAGAGTTTGGCTATTTGTTTAATTACCATTCCAACCTTGAAAGTCTTAGGGGTGAGATAAAAAAGCTTTTTGACAAGAAAGATGGAGTGCAGGGATTGGTAGATGCCGCCAAAAGGAACGGTCTAATCATCAAACCTGATGTGCAGAGTTGGCTACAGAATGTGAACGACGACATGGTCAAAAAAGTGTTGCAGTTTGAGGTTGAAATTAACAAGCGATGTGTGTGTCAGTGGAGCTTGAGTCGGAAAGCCTATAAGATTAAACAAGATGTTCTTCAGCTCCAAAACGGAGgaacatttgaaaatgtggcCCATCCTGCACCTCCACCAGCGATATGGTCAACATTCGAAAAAGGTTTTAAGGATTTTCAGTCCAGAAAGGCAAACATGAATGAGGTGATAGAGGGTTTGAAGAGGGAAGAAGTACGCATGATCGGGATTTGTGGAATGGGGGGTGTGGGTAAAACCACAATGGTAAAAGAAATCATCACAAGATTGGCAAAACTGAACCTGTTTGATAAAATTGTAATGGCAACTGTGTCTCATAGTCCAAGTATTAGGACGATCCAGTCGGAAATTGCAGACGAAATAGGTTTGCAATTTAAGGAGGAATCCGAGCCCGGAAGAGCACGAAGGCTACATGGGAGACTCATGGGCATAGAGAGGATCCTGATTGTATTAGATGATGCATGGACAGAGCTTGGTTTTGCGGCTATAGGACTTCCTTACGGAGATGCTCATAAAGGGTGCAAAGTTTTGTTGACATCACGAGATTCGGACGTTTGCAACAGGATGGGAAGTCAACAAATTATTGCAGTCCCGATTTTAACAACAGAAGAATCACAGGAGCTCTTTCGAGAAATGGTAGGTGAATCCTTCAATAATCCTGATTTACGTTCCATTGCACAAGATGTCTTGGAGGAATGTGGAGGTTTACCTATTGCAATTGTAACTGTTGGGAAAGccctagaaaagaaaaacaagcatGAATGGGATGATGCCCTTAATCAGCTGCGAAATTCTACCCCAGTGAACATTCCTGGAGTGAATGACAAAGTTTATTCTAGCATAAAATGGAGTTATGATAGATTGGAGAGTGATGAAGCCAGGTCATGTATTTTACTTTGTTGTATATTTCCAGAAGATTATGATATTCCAATTGAGTATTTGGTTCGATATGGGTGGGGTCGAGGATATTTTAGCAACTGCTTTACTTTGGAAGATACAAGAAATAGAGTGCATTCGTTGGTTGATCAACTACAAAGAAGGTTTTTGTTGATAGATAGTAGCAAGAGGGAGACTACGAAAATGCATGACATAGTTCGCGATGTTGCTATATCGATTGCTTCAAGAGATCCACATGGATTTCTGATAAGAAGTAATGCTGAAAATAATGGGTGGTCAAATTTGGCTACATATGACCATTACACTACAATCTCACTTGTTGGCAAATTGGAGATTCCAGTTGGTTTGAAATGCCCAAAACTTGAGCTTCTACAGACGATGAAAGGACGTTTTTCAGAAGGTAGCGTGGACATCATTTGTGATGCGATGGAAGAACTGAAGGTTTTAGCTTTGGTGGGAATGGAAATGGAAGACCTGGGCTCATCAAGATCACTAGGAGTACTGAAGAACCTGCGGACCTTGTGCCTAGATGGGTCTAAATTTGATGGCATGTCTACTGATGTTATTGGgagtttggagaatttagaaaTCCTCACCTTTCGGGATTGTGATTCCATGCGTGAGTTGCCGAGGGAAATTGGACGACTTAAACAGTTGAGGTTGTTAGATACGACAAACTGCAGGAATCTTGAGGTGATTCCACATGGTATCTTCTCCAGCTTATGTAGACTTGAAGAGTTGTATATGCTTGGTAGCTTTAAGAAATGGGAAATTGGAACAGGAAGAGAAGATAAGGGGATGGCAAGCATTTCTGAGGTGATGTCTCTGTCTCATCATTTGAAGGTTCTAGCCATAGAGATACCCAGTGTCATCCACTTGTTGCCAAAAGACATAGTCTTGAAAAGCCCAACAATTAGATTCGCTATATGCTTTGCAACATGGGGAGGGCATTTTTCGGAGATGAGTACTTGTGCATTCGAAAATTGTTTGGGGATTAGTAAAAGTGATGCAAGGGAGTTGGAGAGTCAAGCAGTTAGACTTTTGTTGAAAAAGTGTAAAAAATTGTATTTGTACAGTGTGAAGAATTTCTCTGTCCTCACTGATTTAGACCAAGAGGTATTTCAAGATTTGAATGATTTACGTCTTGTGAATTGTCCAAATACCGAGTATCTTGCAAATGGAATAAGTACGATAAACAAGCTAAGATTCCTTCAATTGGAAGGTTGTGGTGTTTTAAAATATGTCTTTTCACTATCAGCAGCAAGAAACTtggtacaactccagaaattagATATTGGTGGATGTGATCAAATAGAAGAAATTGTGTCGAAGCAGGGGAGGGAACATGAGGAGGAAGCCGATATGATATCTTTCCATAAATTAACAATTTTGAGTCTCTGGTGTCTACAGAGTTTGGTTGGTTTCTTCCAAGCCAACAAGCTATACTCCAACCAAGAAGAG gaAACAACGGCAAGGGTTGAGCATCAATCTGCAGGCATATTTGAAAAAGCAATATTTCCATCAAAGTGCATTTCATGGTTTCCAAGTTTAGAAGAGGTACACTTGAAGCGTGTGAAGTTTGAAGGCGTGCTATTTGATCTGAAAATCCATAGAGTTATGGATGGGCAGACAACTCCAATATTTCCCCAGTTACGTAAGTTGGAGATATTCTTTTGTTCGTTAACACACTTGTGGAAAAACATTCCATCTGGATTTCAGGGCTTCCaaaatttgagatatttggaAATGGAAGGATGTTCTGGTCTAGAATATGTGTTCTTGCATTTAATTGCCCGAGAACTTTTGAATCTTGAAGAGGTAAAGATATCTGGATGTCCGGACATGGAAACTATAGTTAGAATCACagaggaaaatgaagaagaggCGACAAAATACATGAATTTGTTTCCGAAACTGAACACATTTGAACTAAAAGCCCTGCCTCGTCTCACAAGTCTATGGTCATCCACAAAAAATATGCACgtgaaaaaatgtgaaaatttgAAGACAGTGGGTGCTGTAATTCCACAAAGAAAGAAGTTAGAGAATAAGTCTGAGATGGATTCAACAAGTCATGATTTCAGCACTTCTCGAACACCATATTCAAGAGCAAACGCCCACCGCTCCATTGAAATATTGCCACGTCCAATTAATTTGGAG GTTACACCAACTAATATTGAGGACTCAAATGATGATGATAATCTCGCAAATCTTCGTGTCCATGACTGTGCATCATTGGAAGTGATTTTCCAACTCAAGGGACTAAAGCATGAAGAAAGTAGTCACTCCGTTGAAGCATTCAATAAATTAAGGTCCTTGCACTTATATGCATTGCCAAGTTTAACGTGTCTTTGGGAGACAGGTAGTTCACAACAGATGTTCACAGGTAGCAGCTTCGGAAACTTGAAATCGGTGGAGGTCCATCGTTGCAACCAGTTGAAATACTTGTTTTCTTCGTCCATAGTCAAACTTCTTGTGAGTGTAGAGAACATAAAAGTTCATAACTGTGAGCAGATGGAAGAAATCGTTGCCGCAGAAGAAGAAACAGCTGAAATAATTACATTACCTAAAGTGAAGTCCATCAACCTTATGTGGCTGCCAAAACTCAAGtatttttgtggtgaagcttatACTTTGAATTTGCCGTCTTTGGAGTTATTGGAGGTTGTGAAGGTCCAAAGCTTAAGGCCATTTGATCCTCAGCATGTTGACACGCATAATCCCTGGTTGCAAGTAAAAACCGCATTTCGACAGGAATGGACGGGGACCTCAATGCCACTAAGGAATATTTATGACACAAG TAaggatgaagatgatgaaatcgACAGTGAGGATGAAGATGACGAAATCGAAGGTGAGGATGAAGATGACGAAATCGACGACGAGGATGAAGATGACGAAACCAACAGGGAGGACGAACACAATTGA